Proteins encoded together in one Thermomonospora curvata DSM 43183 window:
- a CDS encoding MoaD/ThiS family protein has translation MAIEVRIPTILRNLTGGAKSVEGEGSSLDELFTDLDSRHPGLRDRLVEGDKLRKFVNVYLNDEDVRFLGGLETKVSDGDTVTVLPAVAGGAPHGGPR, from the coding sequence ATGGCGATCGAGGTCCGGATCCCGACGATCCTGCGCAACCTCACTGGCGGCGCCAAGTCCGTCGAAGGCGAGGGCAGCTCGCTGGACGAGCTCTTCACCGACCTGGACTCCCGCCACCCCGGTCTGCGCGACCGCCTGGTCGAGGGCGACAAGCTGCGGAAGTTCGTCAACGTCTACCTCAACGACGAGGACGTGCGCTTCCTGGGCGGCCTGGAGACCAAGGTCTCCGACGGGGACACGGTCACGGTGCTGCCCGCGGTGGCGGGCGGCGCACCGCACGGCGGCCCCCGGTAA
- a CDS encoding Mov34/MPN/PAD-1 family protein yields MLTIERALYEKIVAHARADHPDEACGVIAGPIGSDRPTRFIPMTNAERSPTFYRFDSMEQLRVWREMDDNDEEPVVIYHSHTATEAYPSRTDISYASEPNAHYVLVSTRDPEVTEFRSFRIVDGEVTEEEVRIVDSY; encoded by the coding sequence ATGCTGACGATCGAGCGGGCCCTGTACGAGAAGATCGTTGCGCATGCGCGCGCTGACCACCCCGACGAGGCGTGCGGAGTGATCGCCGGCCCCATCGGCTCGGACCGGCCGACCCGGTTCATCCCCATGACGAACGCCGAGCGTTCCCCGACCTTCTACCGCTTCGACTCCATGGAGCAGCTGCGGGTGTGGCGGGAGATGGACGACAACGACGAGGAGCCGGTCGTCATCTACCACTCCCACACCGCCACCGAGGCCTACCCCTCGCGCACCGACATCTCGTACGCCTCCGAGCCCAACGCCCACTACGTGCTGGTCTCCACCCGGGATCCGGAGGTGACGGAGTTCCGCTCCTTCCGGATCGTGGACGGGGAGGTGACCGAGGAAGAGGTCCGCATCGTCGACTCGTACTGA
- a CDS encoding nicotinamidase, with protein sequence MGRALIIVDVQNDFCEGGSLAVAGGADVASAISRYLQEHGDAYDHVVATRDFHLDPGDHFADEPDYVDSWPPHCVIGTPGADFHPNLSLAPIEAVFSKGHHSAAYSGFEGAADDGTSLADWLRARRVDQVDVVGIATDHCVRATALDAARAGFRTRVLLELTAGVAEATTERALEQLRAEGVELTGAPVVRA encoded by the coding sequence ATGGGCAGGGCACTGATCATCGTTGACGTGCAGAACGACTTCTGCGAAGGCGGCTCGCTGGCGGTCGCCGGCGGCGCCGACGTGGCCTCGGCCATCTCCCGGTACCTGCAGGAGCACGGCGACGCCTACGACCACGTCGTGGCGACGCGGGACTTCCACCTGGACCCGGGCGACCACTTCGCCGACGAGCCCGACTACGTCGACTCCTGGCCGCCGCACTGCGTGATCGGGACGCCGGGCGCCGACTTCCACCCGAACCTGTCGCTGGCCCCGATCGAGGCGGTCTTCAGCAAGGGCCACCACAGCGCGGCCTACAGCGGTTTCGAGGGCGCCGCCGACGACGGCACCTCCCTGGCCGACTGGCTGCGCGCCCGCCGGGTGGACCAGGTGGACGTGGTCGGCATCGCCACCGACCATTGCGTGCGGGCCACCGCGCTGGACGCCGCCCGCGCCGGTTTCCGCACCCGGGTGCTGCTGGAGCTGACCGCCGGGGTCGCCGAGGCCACCACCGAACGGGCGCTGGAGCAGTTGCGCGCCGAGGGCGTCGAGCTGACCGGCGCCCCCGTGGTGCGCGCCTGA
- a CDS encoding DUF3039 domain-containing protein encodes MSTKILPDSDVRPDLSHGDGDHERFAHYVQKAKITESAVTGTPVIALCGKVWVPNRDPSKYPICPECKEIYDGLQPGDGDGQE; translated from the coding sequence ATGAGCACCAAGATTCTTCCCGACAGCGATGTGCGGCCCGATCTGTCTCATGGCGACGGCGACCATGAGCGTTTCGCGCACTACGTCCAGAAGGCCAAGATCACCGAGAGCGCGGTGACCGGCACCCCCGTCATCGCCCTGTGCGGCAAGGTCTGGGTGCCGAACCGGGACCCCAGCAAGTACCCGATCTGCCCCGAGTGCAAGGAGATCTACGACGGGCTGCAGCCCGGCGACGGCGACGGCCAGGAGTGA
- a CDS encoding DUF3825 domain-containing protein has translation MTPHEPKSTAYHDPGHLGGPHPFGGAEGASPAAAATDALGGTGAAGLPPSYGGPLTGSKGTDDPLAGVSGSAGTAAAGSRGRHAYLEEAAAYLSETAATVPQAQPASAQPISRRSQRALYKHATLGPLRAEDPSASGEDFFDLLARLAEPEEWGGAPSGPAQVARSDDTWVLREYIEQTFERLYRQRRILTSPDGAHSVFNTGLVTSRQEEIYGLFVPSRDPDGAPWRLQGWYTESERELQTHFPELPPAATYAEEPAELVYDWRCELVVNAGRLLESAENLAALPAPLNANPYQAGLVLEGAVRRAQSRARRDYRAAVPCWDPLSERVRLLLPLSLTSPDAVDAALMVGREDAQEVYRGHRLLALDIAYARARQLARPHDWLTPPAASS, from the coding sequence GTGACGCCGCACGAGCCCAAATCCACCGCCTACCACGATCCCGGTCACCTCGGCGGCCCGCACCCGTTCGGCGGCGCCGAAGGCGCCTCCCCCGCCGCCGCCGCGACGGACGCCCTGGGCGGCACCGGAGCCGCGGGGCTGCCGCCGTCCTATGGCGGCCCGCTCACCGGGTCGAAGGGGACGGACGATCCGCTGGCCGGGGTGAGCGGATCGGCGGGCACGGCCGCCGCGGGCTCCCGGGGACGCCACGCCTACCTGGAGGAGGCCGCGGCCTACCTGAGCGAGACGGCCGCCACGGTCCCCCAGGCCCAGCCGGCATCCGCCCAGCCGATCTCCCGGCGCTCCCAGCGCGCCCTCTACAAGCACGCCACGCTCGGGCCGCTGCGGGCCGAGGACCCCTCGGCGTCCGGGGAGGACTTCTTCGACCTGCTGGCCCGGCTGGCCGAACCGGAGGAGTGGGGCGGCGCGCCCAGCGGCCCGGCCCAGGTGGCCCGCAGCGACGACACCTGGGTGCTGCGCGAGTACATCGAGCAGACCTTCGAACGGCTGTACCGGCAGCGCCGGATCCTCACCTCCCCCGACGGGGCGCACAGCGTCTTCAACACCGGCCTGGTCACCTCCCGCCAGGAGGAGATCTACGGCCTGTTCGTCCCCAGCCGCGACCCGGACGGGGCGCCGTGGCGGCTGCAGGGCTGGTACACCGAGTCCGAACGGGAGCTGCAGACTCACTTCCCCGAGCTGCCCCCGGCCGCCACCTACGCCGAAGAGCCCGCCGAGCTGGTCTACGACTGGCGGTGCGAGCTGGTCGTCAACGCCGGCCGGCTGCTGGAGTCCGCCGAGAACCTGGCGGCCCTGCCCGCCCCGCTGAACGCCAACCCCTACCAGGCCGGGCTGGTGCTGGAAGGGGCGGTGCGCCGGGCTCAAAGCCGGGCCCGGCGCGACTACCGCGCCGCGGTCCCCTGCTGGGACCCGCTCTCCGAACGGGTGCGGCTGCTGCTGCCGCTGTCGCTGACCAGCCCCGACGCGGTGGACGCGGCGCTGATGGTCGGCCGGGAGGACGCCCAGGAGGTCTACCGGGGACACCGGCTGCTGGCCCTGGACATCGCCTACGCCAGGGCGCGGCAGCTGGCCCGGCCCCACGACTGGCTCACCCCGCCCGCGGCGTCCTCCTGA
- a CDS encoding zinc metalloprotease, producing the protein MGLFAGLPRGLRPSPPGRDPARDPAALSGDQVTAMLAELRRKLVERYGTANEAAAARAARRTGKIIVPVRFHVITDGERGKVSRVRAARQIAVLNAAYAGRRKGAVDTGVRFRLVSYDVTTNATWFKYPIHYERQMKAALNKGGATTLNLYTAAVGIDVLGFSTYPQYYSSRPGEDGVVVDYRSLPGGSYEEYSRGHTAVHEVGHWLGLFHTFENGCSEPGDGVDDTPYEATPTDGCPDTKDTCPSPGADPIHNFMDYSWDTCMREFTAGQGRRIRASWAAFRAAADG; encoded by the coding sequence GTGGGGCTGTTCGCCGGGTTGCCGCGGGGACTGCGGCCCTCGCCGCCGGGCCGCGACCCCGCCCGGGACCCGGCCGCCCTCAGCGGCGACCAGGTCACCGCGATGCTCGCCGAGCTGCGGCGCAAGCTGGTCGAGCGGTACGGCACCGCCAATGAGGCCGCCGCCGCCCGGGCCGCCCGCCGGACCGGGAAGATCATCGTCCCGGTCCGGTTCCATGTCATCACCGACGGGGAGCGGGGGAAGGTGTCGCGGGTGCGGGCCGCCCGGCAGATCGCCGTCCTCAACGCCGCCTACGCCGGCCGCAGGAAAGGGGCGGTCGACACCGGCGTGCGGTTCCGCCTGGTGAGCTACGACGTCACCACGAACGCGACCTGGTTCAAATACCCCATTCATTACGAGCGGCAAATGAAGGCCGCTTTGAACAAAGGCGGCGCGACCACCCTCAACCTGTACACGGCGGCGGTGGGCATCGACGTCCTGGGCTTTTCCACCTACCCGCAGTACTACAGCAGCCGGCCCGGCGAAGACGGCGTGGTGGTCGACTACCGCAGCCTGCCGGGCGGATCGTATGAGGAGTACTCGCGCGGTCACACCGCCGTTCACGAGGTCGGGCACTGGCTGGGACTGTTCCACACCTTCGAAAACGGCTGCAGCGAGCCCGGCGACGGGGTGGACGACACCCCCTATGAGGCGACGCCCACCGACGGCTGCCCCGACACCAAGGACACCTGCCCGTCTCCCGGCGCCGACCCCATCCACAACTTCATGGACTACTCCTGGGACACCTGCATGCGGGAGTTCACCGCAGGGCAGGGCCGCCGGATCCGCGCCTCATGGGCGGCCTTCCGCGCCGCGGCCGACGGGTAG
- a CDS encoding DUF2017 domain-containing protein: MSQVKRVRQGVRLRLDHAEAALVRSLTEQMLDLLGEPDSSADPLAAALGIRENAEKPDDPVLARLFPDAYTEDDKAAREFRRYTEAGLRDGKRQAAGVVLATLRPGEDVVLDAEQAQAWLRALNDVRLALGTRLDITEEWYEQAAELDRDDPRFPMYAAYDWLTMLQEQLVRAVW; this comes from the coding sequence ATGAGCCAGGTCAAACGCGTCCGCCAGGGGGTCCGGCTGCGGCTGGACCACGCCGAGGCGGCCCTGGTCAGGAGCCTGACCGAGCAGATGCTGGACCTGCTCGGCGAGCCCGACTCCTCCGCCGACCCGCTGGCCGCCGCGCTCGGCATCCGTGAGAACGCCGAAAAGCCCGACGATCCGGTGCTGGCCCGGCTGTTCCCCGACGCCTATACCGAAGACGACAAGGCGGCCCGGGAGTTCCGCCGCTACACCGAGGCGGGGCTGCGCGACGGCAAACGCCAGGCCGCCGGGGTGGTGCTGGCCACGCTGCGGCCCGGCGAGGACGTGGTGCTGGACGCCGAGCAGGCGCAGGCGTGGCTGCGGGCCCTCAACGACGTGCGGCTGGCGCTGGGCACCCGGCTGGACATCACCGAGGAGTGGTACGAGCAGGCCGCCGAGCTGGACCGCGACGACCCGCGCTTTCCCATGTACGCCGCCTACGACTGGCTGACCATGCTGCAAGAGCAGCTGGTGCGGGCCGTGTGGTGA
- a CDS encoding YqgE/AlgH family protein gives MDDGIAVGRLLVATPHLEDPNFRRTVVLIAEHDENEGTLGVVLNRPLEVPVDRVLPPWAELTTSPSVVFQGGPVAVDTPLALARVPGTEEPLGWRALDGDTEVGRVGLVDLDAPPALIAAEIIQMRVFAGYAGWAPGQLRAEIAEGAWYVVAGEAADVFAGEPERLWQTVLRRQRSELAFVATFPEDPSLN, from the coding sequence ATGGACGACGGCATCGCGGTGGGACGCCTGCTGGTGGCGACCCCCCATCTTGAGGACCCCAACTTCCGGCGCACTGTCGTCCTGATCGCTGAGCACGACGAGAACGAGGGCACCTTGGGCGTCGTCCTCAACCGGCCGCTGGAGGTGCCCGTGGACCGGGTGCTGCCGCCGTGGGCCGAGCTGACCACCAGCCCCAGTGTGGTCTTCCAGGGCGGCCCGGTGGCGGTGGACACGCCGCTGGCCCTGGCCCGGGTGCCCGGCACGGAGGAGCCGCTGGGCTGGCGGGCGCTCGACGGCGACACCGAGGTGGGCCGGGTGGGGCTGGTCGATCTGGACGCCCCGCCGGCACTGATCGCCGCCGAGATCATCCAGATGCGGGTGTTCGCCGGCTACGCCGGCTGGGCCCCCGGCCAGCTGCGCGCCGAGATCGCAGAGGGGGCCTGGTACGTGGTGGCGGGCGAGGCGGCCGATGTGTTCGCCGGCGAGCCGGAGCGGCTGTGGCAGACGGTGCTGCGGCGGCAGCGCAGCGAGCTGGCGTTCGTGGCCACGTTTCCGGAGGACCCGAGCCTGAACTAA
- a CDS encoding nicotinate phosphoribosyltransferase has product MVHTPVRSLPLVDLGYSTALLTDHYELTMLQAALRSGTAGRRAVFEVFARRLPAGRRYGVVAGVGRLLEMIEQFRFGERELEFLTSRGVVDESTAQWLAGYRFSGDIHGYPEGECYFPGSPILTVEAPFGEAVLLETLVLSVLNHDSAIASAASRMVNAAGGRPLIEMGSRRTHEAAGVAAARAAYVAGFATTSNLEAGRRYGIPTAGTSAHAFTLLHDSERHAFQSQLESLGEGTTLLVDTYDVERAVRTAVELAGPRLGAVRIDSGDLAVAAGRVRALLDSLGARDTRIVVTGDLDEHGIAALAAAPADAYGVGTALVTGSGAPTAALVYKMVARADSPDPDAPLRPVAKRSVGKPTRGGRKTAVRRLDAHGVACAEVVSTGELPAGPRDRLLPVPLVRGGEVVGREPLEAARERHAAALRELPATALQLSDGEPAIPTEFIDEIVFP; this is encoded by the coding sequence ATGGTGCACACACCGGTCCGTAGTCTTCCACTTGTGGACCTTGGTTACAGTACGGCGCTGCTGACCGACCATTACGAGCTGACGATGCTGCAGGCCGCCCTGCGCAGCGGCACGGCCGGGCGGCGCGCGGTGTTCGAGGTGTTCGCCCGCCGCCTGCCGGCCGGGCGGCGCTATGGGGTGGTGGCCGGGGTGGGCCGGCTGCTGGAGATGATCGAGCAGTTCCGCTTCGGCGAGCGCGAGCTGGAGTTCCTCACCTCCCGCGGCGTCGTGGACGAGTCCACCGCCCAGTGGCTGGCCGGTTACCGGTTCTCCGGCGACATCCACGGCTATCCGGAGGGCGAGTGCTACTTTCCGGGGTCCCCGATCCTGACGGTGGAGGCGCCCTTCGGCGAGGCGGTGCTGCTGGAGACGCTGGTGCTGTCGGTACTCAACCACGACAGCGCCATCGCCTCGGCGGCCTCCCGGATGGTGAACGCGGCCGGGGGACGCCCGCTGATCGAGATGGGGTCGCGGCGCACCCACGAGGCCGCGGGCGTGGCCGCCGCCCGCGCCGCCTACGTGGCGGGTTTCGCCACCACCTCCAACCTGGAGGCGGGCCGCCGCTACGGCATCCCCACCGCCGGAACGAGCGCGCACGCCTTCACTTTGCTGCACGACAGCGAGCGGCACGCCTTCCAGTCCCAGCTGGAGTCGCTGGGTGAGGGCACCACGCTGCTGGTGGACACCTACGACGTGGAACGGGCGGTGCGCACCGCCGTGGAGCTGGCCGGGCCGCGCCTGGGCGCGGTGCGCATCGACAGCGGGGACCTGGCGGTGGCGGCCGGCCGGGTGCGCGCGCTGCTGGACTCCCTGGGCGCCCGCGACACCCGGATCGTGGTCACCGGCGACCTGGACGAGCACGGCATCGCGGCGCTGGCGGCCGCGCCCGCCGACGCCTACGGGGTCGGCACCGCCCTGGTCACCGGGTCGGGGGCGCCCACCGCGGCCCTGGTCTACAAGATGGTGGCGCGGGCCGACTCACCCGACCCGGACGCCCCGCTGCGCCCGGTGGCCAAACGCTCGGTGGGCAAGCCCACCCGGGGCGGGCGCAAGACCGCGGTGCGGCGGCTGGACGCCCACGGGGTGGCGTGCGCTGAGGTCGTCTCCACCGGCGAGCTGCCCGCCGGCCCGCGCGACCGGCTGCTGCCGGTTCCGCTGGTCCGCGGCGGCGAGGTGGTCGGCCGCGAGCCGCTGGAGGCGGCCCGGGAGCGGCACGCGGCGGCGCTGCGGGAACTGCCGGCCACCGCGCTGCAGCTGTCGGACGGCGAGCCGGCGATCCCCACCGAGTTCATCGACGAGATCGTGTTCCCTTAG
- a CDS encoding PLP-dependent cysteine synthase family protein: MRFDSLLDSLGRTPLVGLPRLSPSPEVRLWAKLEDRNPTGSVKDRPALWMINKAEKEGLLTPGCTILEPTSGNTGISLAMVARLRGYRMVCVMPENTSEERRQLLRMWGAEIISSPAAGGSNEAVRVAKRLAAEHPDWVMLYQYGNEANAQAHYETTGPEILADLPTITHFVAGLGTTGTLMGVGRYLREHVPDVKIVAAEPRYGELVYGLRNIDEGFIPELYDESVLTTRFSVSSQDALRRTRELLEQEGIFAGISTGCALHAALGMARKAVKAGERADIVFIVADGGWKYLSTGAYEGTLEEAEERLEGQLWA; the protein is encoded by the coding sequence ATGCGTTTCGACTCGCTGCTGGACTCCCTCGGCCGTACCCCGCTGGTGGGGCTGCCCCGGCTGTCCCCGTCACCGGAGGTACGGCTGTGGGCCAAGCTGGAGGACCGCAACCCGACCGGTTCGGTCAAGGACCGTCCCGCCCTCTGGATGATCAACAAGGCGGAGAAGGAAGGGCTGCTCACCCCCGGCTGCACCATCTTGGAGCCGACCTCCGGCAACACCGGCATCTCGCTGGCCATGGTGGCGCGGCTGCGCGGCTACCGGATGGTGTGCGTGATGCCGGAGAACACCTCCGAGGAGCGCCGCCAGCTGCTGCGCATGTGGGGCGCGGAGATCATCTCCTCGCCCGCGGCCGGCGGCTCCAACGAGGCGGTGCGGGTGGCCAAGCGCCTGGCCGCCGAGCACCCCGACTGGGTGATGCTCTACCAGTACGGCAACGAGGCCAACGCCCAGGCGCACTATGAGACCACCGGCCCGGAGATCCTGGCCGACCTGCCCACCATCACCCACTTCGTGGCCGGGCTCGGCACCACCGGCACGCTCATGGGCGTGGGCCGCTACCTGCGCGAGCACGTCCCGGACGTCAAGATCGTGGCGGCCGAGCCCCGGTACGGCGAGCTGGTCTACGGCCTGCGCAACATCGACGAGGGCTTCATCCCCGAGCTGTACGACGAGTCGGTGCTGACCACCCGGTTTTCGGTCAGCTCCCAGGACGCGCTGCGCCGCACCCGTGAGCTGCTGGAGCAGGAGGGCATCTTCGCCGGCATCTCCACCGGCTGCGCCCTGCACGCCGCGCTGGGCATGGCCCGCAAGGCGGTCAAGGCCGGCGAGCGCGCCGACATCGTCTTCATCGTCGCCGACGGCGGCTGGAAGTACCTGTCCACCGGGGCTTATGAGGGCACCCTGGAAGAGGCCGAGGAGCGTCTCGAAGGCCAGCTGTGGGCGTGA
- the clpS gene encoding ATP-dependent Clp protease adapter ClpS, which produces MTAPAPVELDRPRSDEDHRPDLPWLTIVWNDPINLMSYVTYVFQTVFGYPKPKAEKLMLDVHHKGRAVVASGGREEMERYVEILHSYGLWATVKRDE; this is translated from the coding sequence ATGACCGCGCCGGCGCCGGTGGAGCTGGACCGGCCGCGCTCCGATGAGGACCATCGGCCCGACCTGCCCTGGCTGACGATCGTCTGGAACGACCCGATCAACCTGATGTCGTATGTGACGTACGTGTTCCAGACGGTGTTCGGGTATCCCAAGCCCAAGGCCGAGAAGCTGATGCTGGACGTGCACCACAAGGGCCGGGCGGTGGTGGCCAGCGGCGGCCGTGAGGAGATGGAGCGGTACGTGGAGATCCTGCACTCCTACGGGCTGTGGGCCACCGTCAAGCGCGATGAGTGA
- a CDS encoding DEAD/DEAH box helicase — MPPAFPERAAWGTASSLRAWQQQALEKYFGPAHPNGPRDFLAVATPGAGKTTFALRLAKELLERKVVHAVTVVCPTEHLKRQWAESAARVGIRLDPEFTNAQGKVGKEFHGVAVTYATVAARPALHRNRTEMRKTLVILDEIHHAGDGLSWGDGIREAFEPATRRLGLSGTPFRTDVNPIPFVQYEEGPDGVRRSRADYTYGYGPALADGVVRPVIFLAYAGEMRWRTRAGDELTATLGEPLTQDQMSQAWRAALDPKGDWIRQVLAAADRRLTEVRRGVPDAGGLVIATDQDDARAYARLIREITGQPATVVLSDDPTASKKIKQFNDSQDRWMVAVRMVSEGVDIPRLAVGVYATSTATPLFFAQAIGRFVRSRRRGETASVFLPSVPVLMGHAAELEAERDHVLDRVGGREEGLDDELLKEANRQRDTKDVIGEELPFETVEASATFDRVVYDGGEFGTQAAPGSLEEEEYLGIPGLLEPDQVAALLRRRQAEQLAAQRRKKQKAEETAEPAGERTAAEDLHRLRTELNSLVGAWSHRTGKPHGVIHNELRRICGGPRVAQASAEDISKRIAKIREWAAKRR; from the coding sequence ATGCCTCCCGCCTTCCCCGAGCGAGCAGCCTGGGGAACCGCGTCGTCGCTTCGTGCCTGGCAGCAGCAGGCGCTGGAGAAGTACTTCGGCCCGGCTCACCCCAACGGCCCCCGCGACTTCCTGGCCGTGGCCACGCCGGGCGCGGGCAAGACCACCTTCGCCCTGCGCCTGGCCAAGGAACTGCTCGAACGCAAGGTCGTGCACGCGGTCACCGTGGTGTGCCCCACCGAGCACCTCAAGCGGCAGTGGGCCGAGTCGGCGGCCCGGGTGGGCATCCGGCTCGACCCGGAGTTCACCAACGCCCAGGGCAAGGTGGGCAAGGAGTTCCACGGGGTGGCGGTCACCTACGCCACCGTCGCCGCCCGCCCGGCGCTGCACCGCAACCGCACCGAGATGCGCAAAACCCTGGTGATCTTGGATGAGATCCACCACGCCGGGGACGGGCTGTCGTGGGGCGACGGCATCAGGGAGGCGTTCGAGCCGGCGACGCGGCGGCTGGGCCTGTCGGGCACCCCCTTTCGCACCGACGTCAACCCGATCCCCTTCGTGCAGTACGAGGAGGGCCCGGACGGCGTGCGGCGCAGCCGCGCCGACTACACCTACGGCTATGGGCCGGCGCTGGCCGACGGGGTGGTCCGCCCGGTGATCTTCCTGGCCTATGCCGGGGAGATGCGCTGGCGCACCCGGGCCGGCGATGAGCTGACCGCCACGCTCGGCGAGCCGCTCACCCAGGACCAGATGTCCCAGGCCTGGCGGGCCGCGCTCGACCCCAAGGGCGACTGGATCCGGCAGGTGCTCGCGGCGGCCGACCGGCGGCTCACCGAGGTCCGCCGCGGGGTGCCCGACGCCGGCGGGCTGGTGATCGCCACCGACCAGGACGACGCCCGCGCCTACGCCAGGCTGATCCGCGAGATCACCGGGCAGCCGGCCACCGTGGTGCTCTCCGACGACCCCACCGCCAGCAAGAAGATCAAGCAGTTCAACGACTCGCAGGACCGCTGGATGGTGGCGGTGCGGATGGTCTCCGAAGGGGTGGACATCCCCCGCCTGGCCGTCGGGGTCTACGCCACCAGCACCGCCACCCCGCTGTTCTTCGCCCAGGCCATCGGCCGGTTCGTGCGCTCGCGCCGGCGAGGCGAGACGGCCTCGGTGTTCCTGCCGTCGGTGCCGGTGCTCATGGGGCACGCCGCCGAGCTGGAGGCCGAGCGCGACCACGTGCTGGACCGTGTCGGGGGCCGGGAGGAGGGGCTGGACGACGAGCTGCTCAAAGAGGCCAACCGGCAGCGCGACACCAAGGACGTCATCGGCGAGGAGCTGCCGTTTGAGACCGTCGAGGCCTCGGCCACCTTCGACCGGGTGGTCTACGACGGCGGCGAGTTCGGCACCCAGGCCGCCCCCGGCTCCCTGGAAGAGGAGGAGTACCTGGGCATCCCCGGCCTGCTGGAGCCCGATCAGGTGGCCGCGCTGCTGCGCCGCCGCCAGGCCGAGCAGCTGGCCGCCCAGCGCCGCAAAAAGCAAAAGGCCGAAGAGACCGCCGAGCCCGCCGGGGAGCGCACCGCCGCCGAGGACCTGCACCGGCTGCGCACCGAGCTCAACAGCCTGGTCGGCGCCTGGAGCCACCGCACCGGCAAGCCGCACGGCGTCATCCACAACGAGCTGCGCCGCATCTGCGGAGGGCCGCGGGTGGCGCAGGCGTCCGCCGAGGACATCAGCAAGCGCATCGCCAAGATCCGCGAGTGGGCCGCCAAACGCCGCTGA
- a CDS encoding gluconokinase, producing MPAPLPQVVVVAGVSGTGKSTVGGLLARTLGWEFADADDLHSAEAVAKMAGGVPLTDADRLPWLRKVAAWIDGRLESGGQGVMACSALKRSYRRMLVHDVERVRLVHLSADRALLQRRLTERTGHFFKASMLDSQLRDLEPPAADERAVTVTVTADQTPHQVVGRIIDALGLHRPRAAGH from the coding sequence ATGCCCGCCCCGCTCCCGCAGGTCGTGGTGGTGGCCGGCGTGTCCGGCACCGGCAAGTCCACCGTCGGCGGGCTGCTGGCCCGCACCCTGGGCTGGGAGTTCGCCGACGCCGACGACCTGCACTCCGCGGAGGCGGTGGCCAAGATGGCCGGCGGCGTGCCGCTCACCGACGCCGACCGGCTGCCGTGGCTGCGCAAAGTCGCCGCCTGGATCGACGGCAGGCTGGAGTCCGGCGGGCAGGGGGTGATGGCCTGCTCGGCGCTCAAGCGCTCCTACCGCCGGATGCTGGTGCACGACGTCGAGCGGGTGCGGCTGGTCCACCTGTCGGCCGACCGCGCCCTTCTGCAGCGGCGGCTGACCGAGCGGACGGGGCATTTCTTCAAGGCGTCCATGCTCGACAGCCAGCTGCGCGACCTGGAGCCGCCCGCCGCGGACGAACGCGCCGTCACCGTCACGGTCACCGCCGATCAGACCCCGCACCAGGTCGTCGGCCGCATCATCGACGCGCTCGGCCTGCACCGCCCGCGGGCCGCCGGGCATTGA